One region of Brassica napus cultivar Da-Ae chromosome A10, Da-Ae, whole genome shotgun sequence genomic DNA includes:
- the LOC106414316 gene encoding B3 domain-containing protein At5g60142 isoform X1, protein MNKGTGDSSDDCLPKFFKVYLPDDSGDDLDIPISFNSFLPKPLPEYIIVRSIYGNIWKLKLMKCCGDDVDKVSMVNGWKRIVKDEDLKGGEFLAFEFDGSRLFNFCIYGQATCKRLGSSVKTKEITDESEGEDGKSCVDVIVIDDDSTDDDDDDDVSSGQGSGMEDQSTKDIIVIDEDTSDGDDETRSGVETEIIEKGSSEVSTKSDGGEGE, encoded by the exons ATGAACAAAG gAACAGGAGATTCTTCTGATGATTGTCTTCCAAAGTTCTTCAAAGTCTATCTACCTGATGATTCTGGAGATGATCTG GACATACCCATTTCTTTCAACAGCTTCTTACCAAAGCCACTACCTGAGTACATAATTGTTAGAAGCATTTATGGAAACATTTGGAAACTGAAGTTGATGAAATGTTGTGGTGATGATGTTGATAAAGTTTCTATGGTTAATGGATGGAAGAGAATAGTAAAGGACGAAGATTTGAAAGGTGGGGAGTTCTTAGCCTTCGAGTTTGATGGCTCTCGTCTTTTCAACTTTTGTATTTACGGCCAAGCTACTTGTAAAAGGCTTGGAAGTTCAGTGAAAACCAAAGAGATCACAGATGAATCTGAGGGTGAAGATGGTAAATCTTGTGTTGATGTCATAGTCATTGATGATGATAGTacggatgatgatgatgatgatgatgttagtAGTGGACAAGGTTCTGGTATGGAAGATCAGTCTACAAAAGATATCATAGTTATTGATGAGGATACTAgcgatgg tgatgatgagacaAGGAGTGGAGTTGAGACAGAGATAATAGAGAAAG gTTCTTCTGAAGTCTCAACTAAGAGTGACGGTGGAGAAGGAGAATAA
- the LOC106414160 gene encoding B3 domain-containing protein At5g60130-like isoform X1: MKKVTGDSSGDRLPKFFKVYLPNDSGDDLEIPVSFNSCLPSSVPKSVTVTNINGHVWKLKLRKLSGDPEKFSMVDGWKRIVKDEDLKGGEFLAFEFDGSRLFNFCVYGQATCKKLGKSAEVDDDDDDDDDVIVIDDDDDDDDDEDDDGDDDEAADDEDDDEDVDVDVEADDVDDGMETDDGDEHRQLLDDPDSPSFTVILNPKKKSQLLIPSHIMKDYNLHFTERITIVDPLVPKFGTLERKIKLQDNGCLFVKGFGSVFRRNNVKTTDTIICEVKKNGNDVAHILKVHIVRGL, translated from the exons ATGAAGAAAG TAACAGGTGATTCTTCTGGTGATCGTCTCCCAAAGTTCTTCAAAGTGTACTTACCCAACGACTCAGGAGACGAtctg GAGATACCTGTCTCGTTCAACAGCTGTTTACCGAGCTCTGTTCCTAAGAGCGTAACCGTTACAAACATCAACGGACACGTCTGGAAACTGAAGTTGAGGAAACTTAGTGGCGATCCTGAGAAGTTCTCTATGGTTGATGGGTGGAAGAGGATCGTCAAGGACGAAGATCTGAAAGGAGGAGAGTTCTTGGCTTTCGAGTTCGATGGCTCTCGTCTCTTCAACTTCTGTGTTTACGGCCAAGCCACGTGTAAAAAGCTTGGTAAGTCCGCAgaggttgatgatgatgatgacgatgatgatgatgtcattgttattgatgatgatgatgatgatgatgatgatgaagatgatgatggtgatgatgatgaggctgctgatgatgaggatgatgatgaggatgtgGATGTTGATGTTGAGGCTGATGATGTCGATGATGGTATGGAGACTGATGATGGTGATGAACATAGGCAGCTTCTGGATGATCCGGATAGCCCGTCCTTTACTGTGATCCTTAACCCGAAGAAAAAGAGCCAACTG CTCATCCCATCTCACATTATGAAAGACTACAACTTACACTTTACTGAGAGAATAACTATCGTCGACCCGCTCGTGCCCAAGTTCGGGACGTTGGAGAGGAAAATCAAGCTTCAGGATAACGGATGTCTGTTTGTCAAGGGCTTTGGAAGTGTCTTCAGAAGGAACAACGTGAAGACTACTGATACGATTATATGCGAGGTGAAGAAGAATGGCAATGATGTAGCTCACATTCTCAAGGTCCACATTGTTAGGGGATTATGA
- the LOC106412451 gene encoding uncharacterized protein LOC106412451: MEKDLLDISGEDESNWLMRDTPVKGVASFSGGREKSYLDCSPLQIPRSSRAVPPRPPFSSIGRVTGNTSNVEQPSACTDTGSVGKENTSGSKVELSVERQQMKKKKKNAGFNLRKSLAWDRAFSTEEGVLDSTELSKITGNACLLGGDMLSAIQEEAMSASKFTNVSPGLQALEENLFNDLPVNSKRREKKIVIGTVPKYSTPSKAQSSSMKKVSAQDLRSGSKRSGCPRPPPSSSLKRPANVHTTTPRSREPSVSKVSKTKSDPVSNNMTKITRSPSKPKLSQLTQSSNSQRSLGSVSFSKGTSSTKSKTSSSVASRSSIPNPSLRQSRRNVITKTSGAPSASKSQHSVAGKSNDGPMTTSEMDMLGHASNIANSDLTNMGTALAQNSRVGNTQSAVSRLAKPSGLRLPSPSIGYFDQSGSQPSHSAEEKHNQLPKSDIGSASRFSLIPTSKKPQFSEKVPRVNSKSATGNIGSSGPAAGFSAQERVKIGLKSTWKIESEVSSCSKVSQINESLQHPCIFPGDICTSENISTAKCEDFQSSSKLPLSRMSDDNTDEQRKTLCSVEGPFIKGSMDSPVQGPSGDELPRLQVRNQEEDVCTMNAFNEDLDTLDVHLKPQKECVHPGDEDGMSHFLSGENDVLIINHSTENVAKQSEVLDSLTSDPGPADAPDCVQSSCSRFEENTVLDSVPCGHNIECDGQAVVETEKGIDVSDSTETNCEADFVGPFPDCKDWSRESEEQHFSRQLALEGKEGSREIDVVTRKERADTDDVADMQIDYLTGSTADEQNIDQVNLLMPSSAEVKMEDKSRESSHETCSEKLTSEKHIQYNCSRAADTSDVKDVYVMKQTDQLETSDRCCPAKDVSATVFSYSNEELEDNSELEDMDLVTESDSSDEEPDGNLNLKQVNLVTELESISDLDEFPIKGVPDQEYLELEAIHTAMDQRGKPNTLLSESIGSPASLSGDPESLNQDTVFSRSSEGRSSQDSNSGCIVCNYVGEAEGQTDTEKDFSTRVTGQEFASHEEGEVQVTKISRDPVEYLTREEESGAPIIMKEAFSARDDMQPDEFTVLSDDTLPSESGKDSSAQVTDQELGSYGDVEVQVIKISPDPVVYVTREEEPRTPMTTNEAFSVRDDIQPDDDNLTSESNEVHASGSSSDRTCLSEGKDKTVPMDAKSEKKPDPIIVKPPNAVPFSDEWLAAIEAAGEEILTLKSGRVQHSPTDKTVPEPGPWSPVKKKNNQGVGPFDCTKYTNKGLPPTLD; this comes from the exons ATGGAGAAGGATCTGTTAGATATCTCTGGGGAAGACGAATCCAATTGGCTTATGAGAGACACGCCGGTTAAAGGCGTTGCGTCGTTTTCCGGTGGCCGGGAAAAGAGCTATTTAGATTGCTCGCCTCTCCAAATCCCTAGATCGAGCCGCGCCGTTCCTCCTCGCCCTCCTTTTTCTTCAATTG GAAGAGTAACAGGCAACACAAGCAACGTGGAGCAGCCAAGCGCTTGTACTGATACAGGCAGTGTAGGCAAGGAGAATACCAGTGGGAGCAAAGTTGAGTTGAGTGTGGAGAGACAAcagatgaaaaagaagaaaaagaatgcAGGTTTTAACTTGCGGAAAAGCTTAGCTTGGGATAGAgccttttcaactgaagaag GTGTTTTGGATTCCACCGAGCTATCTAAAATCACTGGAAACGCTTGTCTACTTGGTGGAGATATGTTATCTGCCATTCAGGAGGAGGCAATGTCAGCTTCCAAATTTACTAATGTTTCACCGGGTCTACAAGCACTTGAAGAGAACCTGTTTAACGACTTGCCTGTGAATAGTAaaaggagagagaagaagattgtGATTGGCACTGTGCCCAAGTACTCAACGCCATCTAAAGCCCAATCTTCTTCCATG AAAAAAGTTTCAGCTCAGGATTTGAGAAGCGGTTCCAAACGCAGTGGCTGTCCCCGGCCTCCTCCGTCATCTTC CCTGAAAAGACCTGCAAATGTGCATACAACAACACCACGTAGCAGGGAGCCGAGCGTATCTAAAGTTTCTAAGACTAAATCTGATCCAGTTTCAAACAACATGACAAAGATTACCCGAAGTCCCAGCAAACCGAAACTAAGTCAACTTACTCAGTCAA GTAATTCTCAGAGGAGCTTAGGATCTGTAAGCTTCTCGAAAGGCACTTCCAGCACAAAGAGTAAAACAAGTTCCAGCGTGGCGAGCAGAAGTTCAATTCCGAACCCCTCTCTTAGGCAATCTAGAAGAAATGTG ATCACCAAAACATCAGGAGCTCCTTCAGCATCCAAGTCACAGCATTCTGTTGCTGGGAAGTCCAACGATGGCCCTATGACTACATCAGAAATGGATATGCTTGGTCATGCATCAAATATCGCCAACTCTGATTTGACTAATATGGGCACCGCATTAGCTCAAAATAGTAGAGTTGGAAACACGCAGTCTGCAGTTTCCCGACTGGCAAAACCATCAGGTTTAAGACTGCCGTCACCGTCAATTGGCTATTTCGATCAG TCTGGTTCTCAACCGTCACACAGTGCAGAAGAAAAGCATAATCAGCTTCCAAAGTCTGATATTGGTTCAGCTTCTCGTTTTTCTTTGATCCCTACCTCCAAAAAACCTCAATTTTCCGAAAAAGTTCCCAGAGTTAACTCCAAGTCAGCAACTGGTAACATCGGCAGTTCAGGTCCAGCTGCAGGTTTCTCTGCTCAAGAAAGGGTGAAAATAGGCCTGAAAAGCACTTGGAAAATAGAATCCGAAGTGTCGTCTTGTTCAAAGGTTTCCCAGATAAATGAAAGCCTGCAGCATCCATGTATCTTTCCAGGTGATATTTGTACATCTGAGAACATTTCTACTGCAAAATGCGAAGATTTTCAGAGTAGCAGTAAGCTGCCGCTCAGTAGAATGTCTGATGATAATACGGATGAGCAAAGGAAGACTCTCTGCTCAGTAGAAGGTCCATTTATCAAAGGTTCCATGGATTCTCCGGTGCAGGGTCCTTCTGGCGATGAGTTACCACGGTTGCAAGTCCGCAATCAAGAGGAAGATGTATGTACTATGAACGCTTTCAATGAAGACTTAGATACATTGGATGTACATTTGAAACCACAAAAGGAATGCGTGCACCCTGGAGATGAAGACGGGATGAGTCATTTCCTTTCTGGAGAAAACGACGTGCTAATTATCAACCATTCTACTGAAAATGTAGCAAAGCAGTCTGAGGTTTTAGATTCCCTCACTTCAGATCCAGGGCCTGCTGACGCACCAGATTGTGTTCAATCATCATGCAGCCGTTTTGAGGAAAATACAGTGTTGGACTCTGTTCCGTGTGGTCATAACATAGAGTGTGATGGTCAGGCTGTAGTAGAAACGGAAAAGGGAATTGATGTAAGCGATAGCACAGAGACAAACTGTGAGGCTGATTTCGTTGGTCCATTTCCCGATTGCAAAGACTGGTCTAGAGAATCTGAAGAACAGCATTTCTCGCGCCAATTAGCCCTTGAGGGGAAAGAGGGAAGTCGTGAGATAGATGTCGTGACCAGAAAAGAAAGAGCAGATACAGATGATGTCGCTGATATGCAGATAGATTACTTAACTGGTTCTACTGCAGATGAACAAAACATCGATCAAGTGAACTTACTAATGCCTTCCTCCGCTGAAGTTAAGATGGAGGATAAATCTCGGGAATCATCTCATGAAACCTGCTCTGAGAAACTAACTTCTGAAAAGCATATTCAGTATAACTGTTCCAGAGCTGCAGATACATCTGATGTAAAGGATGTTTATGTAATGAAGCAGACTGATCAACTTGAAACATCAGATCGTTGCTGTCCAGCAAAAGATGTATCTGCCACAGTGTTCTCTTATTCAAATGAGGAGCTTGAAGATAACTCAGAGCTGGAAGACATGGATCTGGTTACTGAGTCAGATAGCTCAGATGAGGAGCCTGATGGTAATTTGAATCTGAAACAGGTGAATCTGGTTACTGAGTTAGAATCCATTAGTGACCTCGATGAGTTTCCTATCAAGGGCGTTCCTGATCAAGAATATCTGGAACTAGAAGCTATCCATACTGCAATGGACCAGCGTGGAAAACCTAACACTCTACTAAGTGAATCAATTGGTTCCCCGGCTTCTTTATCTGGAGATCCTGAGAGTCTAAATCAGGACACCGTTTTTTCCAGAAGCTCCGAAGGCAGGTCAAGCCAGGATTCAAATTCTGGATGTATTGTGTGTAACTATGTTGGAGAAGCTGAAGGCCAGACAGATACTGAAAAGGATTTCAGTACTCGGGTTACTGGTCAAGAATTTGCCTCTCATGAAGAAGGTGAAGTTCAAGTTACAAAGATCTCTCGTGATCCTGTAGAATATTTGACCAGAGAGGAGGAATCAGGAGCTCCGATAATCATGAAAGAGGCATTCTCAGCCAGAGATGATATGCAGCCTGACGAGTTCACTGTCCTGAGTGATGACACTTTGCCATCAGAAAGTGGAAAGGATTCCAGTGCTCAGGTTACTGATCAGGAACTCGGCTCTTATGGAGATGTGGAAGTTCAAGTTATAAAGATCTCTCCTGATCCTGTAGTATACGTGACCAGAGAGGAGGAACCAAGGACTCCTATGACCACGAACGAGGCTTTCTCAGTCAGAGATGATATCCAGCCTGACGATGACAATTTGACATCAGAAAGCAATGAAGTCCATGCCTCTGGAAGCAGTAGCGATCGTACATGTTTATCAGAAGGCAAGGATAAGACCGTACCAAT GGATGCTAAGTCTGAGAAGAAACCTGATCCTATTATTGTAAAGCCTCCAAATGCTGTTCCATTTTCTGACGAATGGCTAGCTGCAATTGAGGCGGCTGGGGAG GAAATCTTAACTCTGAAAAGTGGACGTGTACAACATTCACCAACCGACAAGACTGTTCCTGAACCAGGTCCATGGTCTCCG gtgaagaagaagaacaatcaAGGAGTAGGACCATTTGACTGTACAAAGTATACAAACAAAGGTCTTCCTCCTACTTTAGATTGA
- the LOC125578995 gene encoding uncharacterized protein LOC125578995, with translation MACFGTTKYCHAWLRNVACVNPDCLYLHEVGSQEDNFTKDEIIYAHTLGSHIANQQSLATSVISNRSTEIQRTTSVNGTLAFSAVVANAAHGPVSTNDVLKRLSSSTDSSYDGRDLANHSATVNSFDDTDEAVEEDLFAVVSQMEITTNLRDEHPDIEMAIGSKCDQGSIRQPVHEISKSPHLEQCRVDSANTDEKATPSETEVSYTMLEWGWRSDLQSQRQRSSTLKLGNLLKQHNSQSRFSFARYEEPSNQGFERENRSIYGQVSRDQPIPESIVVSRDIYRDNLGSVNGFASNYSGGLESFTTSLLHSSYKAPISRPQVSAPPGFSAPSKLPPHVFSSHERVRLSSDSATSIYLFDTASFMRNAYQSIPPVGNSTGVNDIEFADPAILAVGKGMINIDLDMRSGFSSQINSFGNETGLQMLRQQSMSAAQQVNGFHHNLRNLSPSPTDPCIFSSRLMDHQTQRSTLSHFSKLQRQQPSANPVLSNCHWDKWNEGQSLKSLGIAELLRNERLGFNGSLYSNGYEEPKFRIPSPGDAYNRTYGM, from the exons ATGGCATGTTTTGGGACAACTAAGTATTGTCATGCATGGCTGAGAAATGTG GCATGCGTCAATCCTGATTGTCTCTATTTGCACGAGGTTGGTTCTCAAGAGGACAATTTCACTAAAGATGAGATCATATATGCTCATACACT GGGGTCACATATTGCAAACCAGCAGTCTTTAGCAACCTCGGTTATCTCAAATAGATCTACTGAAATACAAAGAACAACATCCGTAAATGGTACATTGGCCTTTTCTGCTGTTGTTGCAAACGCAGCTCATGGTCCTGTATCCACTAATGACGTTCTTAAAAGGCTATCCAGTTCAACAGACTCTTCTTATGATGGCAGAGACCTTGCCAACCATTCAGCTACTGTAAACTCATTTGACGATACAGATGAGGCTGTAGAAGAAGACTTGTTTGCTGTTGTTTCACAAATGGAGATAACTACGAATTTAAGAGATGAACACCCTGATATTGAAATGGCGATTGGTAGTAAGTGTGATCAAGGTTCTATTAGACAGCCTGTTCATGAAATATCAAAGTCACCACATTTAGAGCAATGTAGGGTGGATAGCGCAAACACTGATGAAAAAGCTACTCCATCAGAGACTGAGGTTTCGTACACAATGctagagtggggttggagatcaGATTTGCAATCCCAGAGGCAA CGATCTAGTACtcttaaacttggaaacctcctGAAGCAGCATAACAGCCAGTCCAGATTTTCTTTTGCTCGGTATGAGGAACCTAGTAATCAAGGATTTGAAAGGGAGAACCGTAGCATTTATGGGCAGGTTTCAAGAGATCAGCCTATTCCGGAGTCTATTGTGGTGAGCCGAGATATCTATCGTGATAATCTCGGGAGTGTAAATGGATTTGCTTCAAACTACTCTGGTGGATTGGAAAGCTTTACTACTAGTCTTTTACACTCCTCGTACAAGGCTCCAA TTTCACGTCCCCAAGTTTCTGCACCTCCAGGATTTTCTGCTCCCAGCAAGTTGCCTCCTCATGTCTTCTCTTCACATGAAAGAGTGCGGCTATCTTCTGATAGTGCAACaagtatttatttg TTTGACACTGCCTCCTTTATGAGGAATGCATATCAGTCAATACCTCCAGTTGGTAACT CGACTGGCGTAAATGATATTGAGTTTGCGGATCCTGCAATTCTAGCTGTTGGAAAAGGGATGATTAACATAGACTTGGATATGAGATCAGGTTTCTCATCACAAATAAATTCCTTTGGGAACGAAACAGGGCTCCAAATGTTGAGACAACAGTCTATGTCTGCTGCACAACAAGTAAATGGGTTTCATCATAATCTCAGAAACTTGTCTCCGTCACCTACCGATCCTTGCATATTTAGTTCAAGGCTAATGGATCATCAGACACAAAGAAGTACTTTATCTCATTTCTCAAAGCTCCAAAGACAACAGCCGTCAGCAAATCCAGTCTTGTCTAATTGTCACTGGGATAAGTGGAATGAAGGCCAAAGTTTGAAGTCTCTAGGCATAGCCGAGCTTCTTAGGAATGAACGGCTGGGATTCAATGGGAGCCTATACAGCAACGGATATGAAGAACCGAAATTCCGGATTCCAAGTCCTGGAGATGCTTACAATAGAACGTATGGGATGTAA
- the LOC106414316 gene encoding B3 domain-containing protein At5g60142 isoform X2, which produces MNKGDSSDDCLPKFFKVYLPDDSGDDLDIPISFNSFLPKPLPEYIIVRSIYGNIWKLKLMKCCGDDVDKVSMVNGWKRIVKDEDLKGGEFLAFEFDGSRLFNFCIYGQATCKRLGSSVKTKEITDESEGEDGKSCVDVIVIDDDSTDDDDDDDVSSGQGSGMEDQSTKDIIVIDEDTSDGDDETRSGVETEIIEKGSSEVSTKSDGGEGE; this is translated from the exons ATGAACAAAG GAGATTCTTCTGATGATTGTCTTCCAAAGTTCTTCAAAGTCTATCTACCTGATGATTCTGGAGATGATCTG GACATACCCATTTCTTTCAACAGCTTCTTACCAAAGCCACTACCTGAGTACATAATTGTTAGAAGCATTTATGGAAACATTTGGAAACTGAAGTTGATGAAATGTTGTGGTGATGATGTTGATAAAGTTTCTATGGTTAATGGATGGAAGAGAATAGTAAAGGACGAAGATTTGAAAGGTGGGGAGTTCTTAGCCTTCGAGTTTGATGGCTCTCGTCTTTTCAACTTTTGTATTTACGGCCAAGCTACTTGTAAAAGGCTTGGAAGTTCAGTGAAAACCAAAGAGATCACAGATGAATCTGAGGGTGAAGATGGTAAATCTTGTGTTGATGTCATAGTCATTGATGATGATAGTacggatgatgatgatgatgatgatgttagtAGTGGACAAGGTTCTGGTATGGAAGATCAGTCTACAAAAGATATCATAGTTATTGATGAGGATACTAgcgatgg tgatgatgagacaAGGAGTGGAGTTGAGACAGAGATAATAGAGAAAG gTTCTTCTGAAGTCTCAACTAAGAGTGACGGTGGAGAAGGAGAATAA
- the LOC106411646 gene encoding AP2-like ethylene-responsive transcription factor TOE2 codes for MLDLNLDLDSKEVSGAVLNQMDESVTSNSSLVNAEASSCIDGEEEMCSAPAVKFQFEILKGGGREGEEGRSEVMTKEFFPVEKGGSFVDLSGQSSRSSVDISFQRGNQGGDAARVTQPPAQPVKKSRRGPRSKSSQYRGVTFYRRTGRWESHIWDCGKQVYLGGFDTAHAAARAYDRAAVKFRGLEADINFVISDYEEDLKQMANLSKEEVVQVLRRQSSGFSRNNSRYQGANLPKIGGWGGAQMEQLNGNMAYDKATATKWNGREAASLIEPHASRIIPETANVKLDLNLGISLSLGDSPKQNLNNIVCGRNSKMENHMAASTCDTPFNFLKRGSDHLINRHVHPSALFSPMERTPREGFMPGSPQSFPVRTWQAQDQPSGGTATTATASTLLSNAASSGFSHSATRPPSSSTASLHPSQPFLNLNIPGLYVIHPSQHQHHHDINRSQPPP; via the exons ATGCTGGATCTCAATCTCGACCTCGACTCAAAGGAGGTATCCGGTGCTGTTTTGAATCAGATGGATGAATCAGTGACGTCTAACTCTTCGCTAGTCAATGCCGAGGCGTCAAGCTGCATCGATGGTGAAGAGGAGATGTGTTCCGCACCCGCCGTGAAGTTTCAGTTTGAGATTTTGAAAGGAGGAGGTCGGGAAGGTGAAGAGGGAAGAAGTGAGGTGATGACTAAGGAGTTTTTCCCTGTTGAGAAAGGTGGGAGCTTTGTGGATTTGAGCGGACAGAGTTCTAGGAGCTCCGTTGATATTTCTTTTCAGAGAGGGAATCAAGGCGGAGATGCTGCGAGGGTGACGCAGCCGCCAGCACAGCCGGTGAAGAAGAGCAGGAGAGGGCCTAGGTCAAAGAGTTCTCAGTATAGAGGTGTTACTTTCTATAGGAGGACAGGCAGATGGGAGTCACATATCTG GGATTGCGGTAAACAAGTTTATTTAG GTGGATTTGACACTGCCCATGCTGCAGCTAG GGCGTATGATCGAGCTGCTGTCAAGTTCCGGGGTCTGGAGGCTGACATCAATTTCGTTATCAGCGACTATGAAGAGGATCTCAAGCAG ATGGCGAATCTTTCCAAAGAGGAAGTTGTGCAAGTACTTCGGCGTCAGAGCTCTGGTTTCTCGAGGAATAATTCAAGATATCAAGGAGCTAATTTGCCCAAGATTGGCGGATGGGGAGGAGCTCAAATGGAGCAGTTAAATGGAAACAT GGCTTATGACAAGGCGACAGCCACAAAATGGAATGGAAGGGAGGCTGCTTCTTTAATCGAGCCTCATGCATCCCGGATTATTCCGGAGACAG CTAATGTTAAGCTCGACCTCAATTTGGGAATCTCTCTTTCACTAGGAGATAGTCCAAAGCAAAACCTTAACAATATTGTATGTGGAAGGAACTCCAAg ATGGAAAACCACATGGCTGCATCGACATGTGATACACCTTTCAATTTCTTGAAAAGGGGTTCAGACCACCTTATTAACCGGCATGTCCATCCTTCTGCGCTCTTTTCACCCATG GAAAGAACACCGAGGGAGGGTTTTATGCCAGGGTCTCCCCAAAGCTTCCCTGTTAGGACATGGCAAGCGCAAGATCAGCCCAGTGGTGGAACGGCCACAACAGCTACAGCATCGACACTGCTCTCAAATGCAGCATCATCAGGATTCTCACACTCAGCTACACGCCCGCCTTCTTCGTCCACTGCTTCTCTTCATCCTTCTCAGCCCTTCCTCAATCTGAATATTCCCGGTCTCTATGTCATCCACCCATCTCAACACCAGCACCACCATGACATTAACCGCTCACAACCACCACCATAG
- the LOC106414160 gene encoding B3 domain-containing protein At5g60130-like isoform X2 — translation MKKGDSSGDRLPKFFKVYLPNDSGDDLEIPVSFNSCLPSSVPKSVTVTNINGHVWKLKLRKLSGDPEKFSMVDGWKRIVKDEDLKGGEFLAFEFDGSRLFNFCVYGQATCKKLGKSAEVDDDDDDDDDVIVIDDDDDDDDDEDDDGDDDEAADDEDDDEDVDVDVEADDVDDGMETDDGDEHRQLLDDPDSPSFTVILNPKKKSQLLIPSHIMKDYNLHFTERITIVDPLVPKFGTLERKIKLQDNGCLFVKGFGSVFRRNNVKTTDTIICEVKKNGNDVAHILKVHIVRGL, via the exons ATGAAGAAAG GTGATTCTTCTGGTGATCGTCTCCCAAAGTTCTTCAAAGTGTACTTACCCAACGACTCAGGAGACGAtctg GAGATACCTGTCTCGTTCAACAGCTGTTTACCGAGCTCTGTTCCTAAGAGCGTAACCGTTACAAACATCAACGGACACGTCTGGAAACTGAAGTTGAGGAAACTTAGTGGCGATCCTGAGAAGTTCTCTATGGTTGATGGGTGGAAGAGGATCGTCAAGGACGAAGATCTGAAAGGAGGAGAGTTCTTGGCTTTCGAGTTCGATGGCTCTCGTCTCTTCAACTTCTGTGTTTACGGCCAAGCCACGTGTAAAAAGCTTGGTAAGTCCGCAgaggttgatgatgatgatgacgatgatgatgatgtcattgttattgatgatgatgatgatgatgatgatgatgaagatgatgatggtgatgatgatgaggctgctgatgatgaggatgatgatgaggatgtgGATGTTGATGTTGAGGCTGATGATGTCGATGATGGTATGGAGACTGATGATGGTGATGAACATAGGCAGCTTCTGGATGATCCGGATAGCCCGTCCTTTACTGTGATCCTTAACCCGAAGAAAAAGAGCCAACTG CTCATCCCATCTCACATTATGAAAGACTACAACTTACACTTTACTGAGAGAATAACTATCGTCGACCCGCTCGTGCCCAAGTTCGGGACGTTGGAGAGGAAAATCAAGCTTCAGGATAACGGATGTCTGTTTGTCAAGGGCTTTGGAAGTGTCTTCAGAAGGAACAACGTGAAGACTACTGATACGATTATATGCGAGGTGAAGAAGAATGGCAATGATGTAGCTCACATTCTCAAGGTCCACATTGTTAGGGGATTATGA